One Psychrobacillus glaciei genomic region harbors:
- a CDS encoding cysteine desulfurase family protein, producing the protein MTRIYLDHAATTPMAEEVIKTFTVEMNKEFGNASSIHQTGRSARKKLDDSRNTLATSIGAHETEIIITSGGTEADNYAIFGTAYARRIEGKHIITTQIEHHAVLHACEQLEREGFEVTYLPVNKEGIIDVCELKNALREDTILVSVMYGNNEVGSIQPIHEIGELLNDHPAYFHTDAVQAYGGIALDVNDLQVDLLSVSSHKINGPKGIGFLYQRKAIHLKPLLYGGKQERQKRAGTENVPAVIGFAKAVELKQQNLESTINSYKELKNAFLHQLESKGVEFTINGSLKNVLPHVINISIPKTDVETFLIQLDLAGIDASSGSACSAGSIDPSHVLVAMFGENTPELRNSVRFSFGINNTVEQVREAANKISKIILGS; encoded by the coding sequence ATGACTAGAATATATTTAGATCATGCAGCTACAACCCCTATGGCGGAAGAAGTAATCAAAACATTTACGGTAGAAATGAATAAAGAATTTGGCAATGCCTCAAGTATCCACCAAACTGGAAGAAGTGCACGAAAAAAATTGGATGATTCAAGAAATACCCTTGCTACAAGTATTGGTGCCCATGAAACAGAAATTATCATTACAAGCGGCGGAACAGAAGCCGATAATTATGCTATTTTCGGCACAGCTTATGCACGTAGAATTGAAGGGAAGCATATTATTACGACACAAATTGAGCATCATGCAGTACTTCATGCTTGTGAACAACTAGAACGCGAAGGATTTGAAGTCACTTATCTACCTGTAAATAAAGAAGGAATAATCGATGTTTGTGAATTGAAAAATGCACTTCGAGAAGATACTATTTTAGTTTCAGTCATGTATGGAAACAATGAAGTTGGGTCTATTCAACCGATACATGAAATTGGTGAGTTATTAAATGATCATCCTGCCTATTTTCATACAGATGCGGTACAAGCGTATGGTGGGATTGCTTTAGATGTAAACGATTTACAAGTTGATTTGCTAAGTGTTTCAAGTCATAAAATTAATGGACCAAAGGGAATTGGCTTTTTATATCAACGAAAAGCGATTCATTTGAAACCATTATTATATGGTGGGAAGCAAGAAAGACAGAAACGTGCTGGAACAGAAAATGTACCGGCAGTAATTGGATTTGCAAAAGCTGTTGAGTTAAAACAACAAAATTTAGAATCAACGATCAATTCTTACAAGGAATTGAAAAATGCTTTTCTACACCAACTGGAAAGTAAAGGTGTTGAGTTCACCATCAATGGCTCACTGAAAAACGTTCTGCCCCATGTTATAAACATTAGCATTCCAAAAACAGATGTCGAGACATTTTTAATCCAGCTGGATTTAGCGGGAATTGATGCTTCCAGTGGTTCAGCATGCTCGGCCGGTTCTATTGATCCATCCCACGTCTTAGTTGCTATGTTTGGTGAAAATACACCGGAGCTCCGAAATTCAGTTCGATTTAGTTTTGGTATAAATAACACAGTGGAGCAGGTAAGAGAAGCAGCAAATAAAATAAGTAAAATTATTCTAGGTTCTTAA
- the aspS gene encoding aspartate--tRNA ligase produces MKRTHTSGELNEHLIGESVQLIGWVQKRRDLGGLIFVDVRDRSGLVQVVFNPEISETAIQIAEKIRNEFIIEVHGTVVARAVNQVNPNMSSGSIEVHATEIVIVNEAKTPPFAIENQTDAGEDIRLKYRYLDLRRPVMYDTFKMRSDITKTVRRFLDDEGFLEVETPILTKSTPEGARDYLVPSRVHGGEFYALPQSPQLFKQMLMVSGFEKYYQIARCFRDEDLRADRQPEFTQIDMEMSFLSMDDILEMNERMMKKIMMDVKGVDVTIPFNRMDYDEAMDRFGSDKPDVRFGLELVDLSEIVKESPFKVFASAVENGGQVKAINVKGAADNYSRKDIDALGEFAGVYGAKGLAWLKVDEEGLKGPIAKFFEGEAATGLIGKLEASSGDLLLFVADKKSVVADALGALRLKLGKELGLIDESRFEFLWVVNWPLFEYDEKEGRYYAAHHPFTRPFDEDLTLMDTDPSKVRAQAYDLVLNGYELGGGSLRIYSRNVQEKMFEILGFSDAEAKAQFGFLMEAFEYGTPPHGGVAFGLDRLVMLLSGSTNLRDTIAFPKTASASCLLTQAPSPVATAQLKELSLNVFVQNS; encoded by the coding sequence ATGAAAAGAACACATACTAGTGGCGAATTAAATGAACATCTTATTGGAGAATCAGTACAATTAATCGGTTGGGTACAAAAACGAAGAGACTTAGGTGGGCTAATATTCGTAGATGTAAGAGATCGTTCTGGTCTTGTGCAAGTAGTTTTTAACCCGGAAATTTCGGAAACTGCTATTCAAATCGCGGAAAAAATCCGTAATGAATTTATCATCGAAGTACATGGGACGGTAGTTGCACGTGCAGTAAATCAAGTAAATCCAAATATGTCTTCTGGTTCTATAGAAGTTCATGCAACAGAAATAGTTATTGTTAATGAAGCAAAAACCCCTCCTTTTGCTATTGAAAATCAGACAGATGCTGGAGAAGATATTCGATTAAAATATCGTTACTTAGATTTAAGAAGACCAGTTATGTATGACACTTTTAAAATGAGATCAGATATTACTAAAACAGTGAGACGTTTCTTAGATGATGAAGGGTTTTTAGAGGTGGAAACACCTATTTTAACAAAATCTACTCCAGAAGGAGCACGTGATTATTTAGTTCCTAGCCGTGTGCATGGAGGAGAATTTTATGCCTTACCACAGTCTCCACAGTTATTTAAGCAAATGTTAATGGTATCTGGATTTGAAAAGTATTACCAAATTGCTCGATGCTTCCGCGATGAAGATTTACGTGCAGACCGTCAACCAGAATTCACACAAATCGATATGGAAATGAGTTTTCTATCGATGGATGATATTCTCGAGATGAATGAACGCATGATGAAAAAGATCATGATGGATGTAAAAGGTGTAGATGTGACAATTCCTTTCAATCGGATGGACTATGATGAAGCAATGGATCGATTCGGTTCTGATAAACCAGATGTTCGTTTCGGATTAGAATTAGTTGACCTATCTGAAATCGTGAAAGAAAGTCCATTTAAAGTATTTGCTTCTGCAGTTGAAAATGGAGGTCAAGTAAAAGCAATCAATGTAAAAGGTGCAGCTGATAACTATTCCAGAAAAGATATCGATGCTCTTGGTGAATTTGCAGGAGTATACGGGGCAAAAGGTCTTGCATGGTTAAAAGTCGACGAAGAAGGTCTTAAAGGACCTATCGCTAAGTTTTTCGAAGGAGAAGCTGCTACGGGCTTAATCGGAAAATTGGAAGCATCTTCCGGAGACTTACTATTGTTTGTAGCGGACAAAAAATCTGTAGTAGCAGATGCGTTAGGTGCACTTCGATTAAAACTTGGGAAAGAGCTAGGCTTAATTGATGAAAGCCGATTTGAATTTTTATGGGTTGTCAATTGGCCGTTATTTGAATACGACGAAAAAGAAGGGCGTTATTATGCAGCTCATCATCCATTTACGCGACCATTCGACGAAGACCTTACTTTAATGGACACAGATCCAAGTAAAGTACGTGCTCAAGCTTATGACCTAGTTTTGAATGGTTACGAGCTTGGTGGAGGTTCACTTCGTATTTATTCAAGAAATGTCCAAGAAAAAATGTTTGAGATTCTTGGTTTCTCGGATGCAGAGGCTAAAGCGCAGTTTGGATTCTTAATGGAAGCATTTGAATATGGAACACCACCACATGGCGGTGTAGCATTTGGTTTAGATCGATTAGTAATGCTTCTTTCTGGAAGTACAAACTTACGCGATACAATTGCTTTCCCTAAGACTGCAAGTGCAAGTTGCTTGTTAACACAAGCACCTAGTCCAGTAGCTACAGCCCAACTTAAGGAATTAAGCCTAAATGTTTTTGTTCAGAATAGTTAA
- a CDS encoding tetratricopeptide repeat protein: MNYNELGIQAIQEENYEKAVELFTKAIEENPEEAIGYINFGNLLASMNENERAERFFQKAMTLDEHAATAYYSLANLYYDAERYEEAAKLYEKAISNGIEGPDSYFMLGKSFEKTGQTKLSLPYLQRAYELDSNDSQIKLTYAIALASFEMFKEAEPILKEILEAEAENADAHYNLGVLYAVSTPNTEAALYHLKQAFTIQPTYDQARYVHDMISLRN; this comes from the coding sequence ATGAATTACAATGAATTAGGAATACAGGCTATTCAAGAAGAAAACTATGAAAAAGCCGTTGAATTATTTACAAAAGCTATCGAAGAAAATCCGGAAGAGGCAATTGGATATATAAATTTCGGTAATTTGCTTGCATCTATGAATGAAAATGAACGAGCGGAAAGATTCTTTCAAAAAGCAATGACGTTAGATGAACATGCAGCTACAGCATACTATAGTCTAGCAAATTTGTATTATGATGCAGAACGTTATGAGGAAGCTGCAAAACTGTATGAAAAAGCTATTTCAAATGGAATTGAAGGTCCAGATTCCTATTTCATGTTAGGCAAAAGCTTTGAAAAAACAGGACAAACAAAGTTATCGCTACCTTATTTACAACGAGCATATGAACTAGACTCGAATGATAGTCAAATAAAGCTAACCTATGCAATAGCATTAGCAAGCTTTGAAATGTTTAAAGAAGCAGAACCAATTTTAAAAGAAATATTAGAAGCAGAAGCTGAAAATGCGGATGCACACTATAATTTAGGTGTTTTATATGCTGTGTCTACTCCAAATACGGAAGCGGCACTTTATCATTTAAAACAAGCATTTACGATACAACCAACTTATGATCAAGCACGCTATGTGCATGATATGATCTCTCTTCGTAATTAA
- the mnmA gene encoding tRNA 2-thiouridine(34) synthase MnmA: protein MKKIEDTRVVVGMSGGVDSSVAAYLLKEQGYDVIGIFMKNWDDTDEFGVCTATEDYEDVIKVCNQIGIPYYAVNFEKQYWDKVFTYFLEEYKAGRTPNPDVMCNKEIKFKAFLEHALALGADYLATGHYAQVEVREGQTRMLRGKDNNKDQTYFLNQLNQEQLEKVMFPIGHLEKKKVREIALEQGLATATKKDSTGICFIGERNFKTFLGQYLPAQQGEMETMDGKPMGKHDGLMYYTIGQRHGLGIGGSGDPWFVIGKDLARNVLLVGQNINNDALFSTSLTATNLSFTTTFDKQKNFDCTAKFRYRQEDVGVQVEILSDSDVSVIFEKAVRAITPGQAVVFYQGDECIGGATIDKVFKDGLQLDYVG, encoded by the coding sequence TTGAAAAAAATAGAAGATACAAGAGTAGTAGTAGGAATGTCTGGTGGCGTGGATTCGTCCGTCGCTGCTTACCTATTAAAAGAACAAGGGTACGATGTCATCGGTATCTTTATGAAAAACTGGGATGATACAGATGAATTTGGCGTCTGTACAGCCACAGAAGATTACGAAGATGTTATTAAAGTCTGCAATCAAATCGGGATTCCGTATTATGCAGTAAATTTTGAAAAACAATATTGGGATAAAGTGTTTACCTATTTCTTGGAAGAATATAAAGCAGGAAGAACACCAAACCCAGATGTAATGTGTAATAAAGAAATTAAATTTAAAGCATTTTTAGAGCATGCATTAGCACTTGGAGCTGACTATTTAGCCACTGGCCATTACGCACAAGTGGAAGTAAGAGAAGGTCAAACAAGAATGCTACGTGGGAAAGACAACAATAAAGACCAAACCTATTTTTTAAACCAGCTAAACCAAGAACAATTAGAAAAAGTGATGTTTCCAATTGGTCATTTGGAAAAGAAAAAGGTACGAGAAATTGCACTTGAACAAGGACTGGCAACTGCAACAAAAAAAGATTCCACTGGAATTTGTTTTATAGGTGAAAGAAACTTCAAAACATTTTTGGGTCAATATTTACCTGCGCAACAAGGCGAAATGGAAACGATGGATGGAAAACCAATGGGCAAACATGATGGACTAATGTATTACACAATTGGCCAACGTCATGGATTAGGAATTGGTGGTTCCGGTGATCCATGGTTTGTCATTGGAAAAGATTTAGCAAGAAATGTATTATTAGTTGGGCAAAACATTAATAATGATGCACTTTTCTCCACGAGTTTAACTGCGACTAATTTATCTTTTACAACCACATTTGACAAGCAAAAAAACTTTGATTGTACAGCTAAATTCAGATACAGACAAGAAGATGTCGGAGTCCAAGTGGAGATACTATCGGATAGTGATGTGTCTGTTATTTTTGAAAAAGCCGTTCGAGCGATCACTCCAGGACAAGCAGTTGTTTTCTATCAAGGGGACGAATGTATAGGTGGAGCCACGATTGACAAAGTATTCAAAGATGGATTGCAACTGGATTATGTTGGCTAA
- the recD2 gene encoding SF1B family DNA helicase RecD2, which yields MTNEMNNEKQFITGRPIVSIFHNPQNLFSIIKLKIKSTNTTYIEKEIIVTGYFPQLVLEESYKFTGLVKNHPKYGVQFQVETFQKEVPATEQGIVHYLSSDMFPGIGRKTAEQIVKKLGQNAINRILDDPAVLDIIPRLAEDKKQTLRAVLEQNLGLEKVMIQLNEWGFGPQIAMKIYQAYREETIDVLTKNPYRLIEEVEGVGFIRADELGYKLGIQGNHPDRIKAAIFHLLQSASLSEGHVFLYAEQLLESVKRLLESAQREEITFEAITKCCFELAEESRIVGEVNRFYIPSLYFSEVGISSKIETLLNENDTHHKFPLAEMKKHLGGIEERLGVQYATTQVKAIETAINASMTLLTGGPGTGKTTVVRGIVELYAELHGLSLEPKEWAKDKKPFPVVLAAPTGRAAKRLSESTGLPAMTIHRLLGFNGQEDADSEGKEIEGKLIIIDETSMLDTWLGHQLLKAIPKDAQVIFVGDQDQLPPVGPGQVLKDLLASKRIPTVELIDIYRQSEGSSIIELAHEMKKGTVPKTLLDKTKDRSFIKASTEQIPKVVEQVLKSALAKGHSIRDIQVLAPMYRGPAGIDALNKMMQEMVNPNTDGKRKEMVFGETIYRIGDKVLQLVNQPESNVFNGDMGEVVSIFKAAETVEKKEMLVISFDGNEVTYEKNDLNQITLAYCCSVHKSQGSEFQTVIMPVTRSYMKMLRRNLLYTGITRAKNFLILCGDPEVFKFGVERTDDLQRLTTLKDRLSVSEEKKEKIDEQREKVMDEITTETTFLSAENCHLIDPLTGMNGISPYDFLEMDN from the coding sequence ATGACAAACGAAATGAATAATGAAAAACAATTTATTACGGGTCGTCCTATCGTCTCAATTTTTCACAATCCCCAAAATTTGTTTTCTATTATAAAACTAAAAATTAAATCCACTAATACAACCTACATAGAAAAAGAAATAATTGTGACCGGTTATTTTCCACAACTCGTATTAGAAGAATCCTATAAATTTACTGGACTTGTAAAAAATCACCCTAAATATGGCGTGCAATTTCAAGTAGAGACCTTTCAAAAAGAAGTTCCTGCTACTGAACAAGGTATAGTCCATTATTTATCGAGTGATATGTTTCCGGGAATCGGCAGAAAAACAGCAGAACAAATTGTCAAAAAACTTGGTCAAAATGCCATCAATAGAATTCTAGATGACCCTGCTGTATTGGACATCATTCCAAGATTGGCAGAAGATAAAAAACAAACATTGAGAGCTGTTTTAGAGCAAAATCTAGGTTTAGAAAAAGTGATGATTCAGTTGAATGAATGGGGGTTCGGTCCCCAAATCGCGATGAAAATATATCAAGCTTACCGAGAGGAAACGATAGATGTATTGACAAAGAACCCATATCGCCTTATCGAGGAAGTGGAAGGCGTTGGATTTATTCGGGCAGATGAACTGGGCTATAAACTTGGCATTCAAGGAAATCACCCTGATCGTATTAAAGCTGCCATTTTTCACTTATTGCAATCTGCTTCATTAAGTGAAGGTCATGTATTTTTATACGCGGAGCAATTACTTGAATCTGTTAAAAGATTATTAGAAAGTGCACAAAGAGAAGAAATCACTTTCGAAGCGATAACGAAGTGCTGCTTCGAATTAGCCGAGGAAAGTCGAATTGTTGGGGAAGTGAATCGTTTTTACATCCCTTCACTTTATTTTTCAGAAGTAGGGATAAGTTCTAAAATCGAAACGTTATTGAATGAAAATGATACTCACCATAAATTCCCCCTTGCTGAGATGAAAAAACACCTTGGGGGAATTGAAGAAAGATTAGGCGTCCAATATGCAACAACCCAAGTTAAAGCGATCGAAACGGCTATAAATGCCAGCATGACACTCTTAACAGGTGGACCTGGGACAGGGAAGACCACCGTCGTACGAGGAATAGTTGAATTATATGCAGAACTTCATGGACTTTCTTTAGAACCAAAAGAATGGGCAAAAGATAAAAAACCATTTCCTGTTGTATTGGCTGCACCCACTGGTAGAGCCGCAAAACGTTTAAGCGAATCTACCGGATTGCCAGCAATGACAATCCACCGCTTATTAGGATTTAACGGCCAGGAAGATGCGGATTCTGAAGGAAAAGAAATTGAAGGAAAACTAATTATTATAGATGAAACATCCATGTTAGATACTTGGCTAGGGCATCAATTATTAAAAGCTATTCCTAAAGATGCACAAGTCATTTTTGTAGGGGACCAAGACCAGTTACCTCCTGTTGGACCAGGGCAGGTATTAAAAGATTTATTAGCTTCTAAAAGAATCCCAACTGTTGAATTAATAGATATTTATCGCCAATCAGAAGGTTCTTCTATTATTGAGCTAGCTCACGAAATGAAAAAAGGAACTGTTCCGAAAACGCTGTTAGACAAAACGAAAGATCGTTCATTTATTAAAGCTTCTACAGAACAAATTCCGAAAGTAGTAGAACAAGTGTTGAAAAGTGCTTTAGCAAAAGGACATTCGATAAGAGATATTCAAGTACTTGCACCTATGTATAGAGGGCCAGCTGGTATCGATGCATTAAATAAAATGATGCAAGAAATGGTGAATCCAAATACAGATGGAAAACGAAAAGAAATGGTATTTGGAGAAACGATTTACCGTATTGGCGACAAAGTATTGCAACTCGTCAATCAGCCAGAAAGCAATGTGTTCAACGGAGACATGGGGGAAGTCGTAAGTATTTTCAAAGCCGCTGAAACAGTGGAGAAAAAGGAAATGCTAGTTATTTCGTTTGATGGCAATGAAGTGACGTATGAAAAGAATGATTTGAATCAAATTACTTTAGCGTATTGTTGCTCCGTGCATAAATCCCAAGGTAGTGAATTTCAAACCGTGATTATGCCTGTCACCAGAAGCTATATGAAAATGCTTCGAAGAAATTTATTATATACAGGCATTACAAGAGCAAAGAACTTTTTAATATTATGTGGAGATCCCGAAGTTTTTAAATTTGGAGTAGAACGTACTGATGATTTGCAACGATTAACAACTTTAAAAGATCGTTTAAGCGTCAGTGAGGAAAAGAAGGAAAAAATAGATGAACAGAGAGAAAAAGTTATGGATGAAATAACAACAGAAACAACTTTCTTATCTGCAGAAAATTGCCATTTAATTGATCCGTTAACCGGGATGAATGGAATTTCCCCATATGATTTCTTAGAGATGGATAATTGA
- the cymR gene encoding cysteine metabolism transcriptional regulator CymR — translation MKFSTKGRYGLTIMIALGKQCGEGPLALRQIAADHNLSEAYLEQIVSPLRNAGLVKSVRGAYGGYMLSREPNEITAGDVIRVLEGPIQIVEGIEEEELPQRELWMRIRDAVKNVLDTTTIEDLAQHTDEDPANAGYMFYI, via the coding sequence TTGAAGTTTTCAACAAAAGGACGGTATGGTTTAACGATTATGATAGCATTAGGCAAACAGTGTGGAGAAGGACCACTTGCACTTCGTCAAATCGCAGCAGACCATAATTTATCGGAAGCATATTTAGAACAAATTGTTTCACCATTACGGAATGCGGGACTTGTTAAAAGTGTTAGAGGTGCATACGGTGGGTATATGCTTTCAAGGGAGCCAAATGAAATCACGGCAGGTGACGTTATTCGTGTACTTGAAGGTCCAATTCAGATAGTAGAAGGAATTGAAGAGGAAGAGTTGCCACAACGCGAGTTATGGATGCGTATCCGAGATGCAGTAAAAAATGTGTTGGATACAACAACTATTGAGGATTTAGCGCAACATACAGATGAAGATCCAGCGAACGCTGGATATATGTTTTATATTTAA
- a CDS encoding tRNA threonylcarbamoyladenosine dehydratase: MLHQFSRNELAVGTEGINLLKNTTVAILGVGGVGSFAAEACARSGVGRIILVDKDNVDITNINRQLVAYISTVGRSKSEVMKERIADINPACEVIDMHMFYTDETYEQFFAMNIDYVIDASDTIIYKIHLMKECLSRGIKIISSMGAANKTDPTRFKIVDISKTHTDPIAKIIRTKLRKEDRITKGIPVVFSDESPIIVREDVVETVGKPDAAIRKAKMPPSSNAFVPSSVGLICASWVINDITKSIPINRVQ; encoded by the coding sequence ATGTTACATCAATTTTCAAGAAATGAACTTGCAGTTGGGACAGAAGGAATCAATTTATTGAAGAATACGACGGTTGCTATTTTAGGTGTTGGAGGAGTAGGATCGTTTGCTGCAGAAGCTTGTGCCAGAAGTGGCGTCGGACGGATAATATTAGTCGATAAAGACAATGTAGATATTACCAATATTAATCGTCAATTAGTGGCATATATCTCTACCGTTGGACGTTCTAAGTCAGAAGTAATGAAAGAGCGTATTGCGGATATTAATCCAGCTTGTGAAGTAATTGATATGCATATGTTTTATACAGATGAAACGTATGAACAATTTTTTGCTATGAATATTGATTATGTAATTGATGCTTCGGATACAATTATCTATAAGATTCACTTGATGAAAGAATGTTTATCGCGAGGGATTAAAATAATCTCCAGTATGGGTGCAGCAAATAAAACGGACCCAACTCGTTTCAAAATAGTGGATATATCGAAAACACATACTGATCCAATTGCAAAAATCATTCGAACAAAACTTCGCAAAGAAGATCGTATTACAAAAGGAATTCCTGTTGTCTTTTCAGATGAAAGCCCTATAATTGTTCGCGAAGATGTAGTTGAGACGGTGGGGAAACCAGATGCAGCAATTCGTAAAGCAAAAATGCCGCCATCTTCGAATGCATTCGTTCCATCTTCCGTAGGTTTAATTTGCGCAAGTTGGGTAATAAATGACATAACAAAATCAATTCCTATTAATCGCGTGCAATAA
- a CDS encoding replication-associated recombination protein A: protein MSNEPLAYRMRPETIDELAGQQHVIGKDTALYKMIKNGHVPSMLLYGDPGVGKTSLAFAIAGTTKLPFVALNATKAGKKDVEDVVADARLTGKVILFLDEIHRFNKLQQDTLLPHVENGSIILIGATTENPFHDVNPAIRSRCGEIKQLKRLTAEDVDMLLERALEDKIKGLGRMQIDLKIEQRKKIAEAANGDARKALTLLESTIFASFEENGVTKVEDSILNSLVDRVGVFGDKKGSHFYNLLSALQKSVRGSDTDAALYYLAHLLENGDLVAVSRRLLVMSYEDIGLANPTVGPQVLAAIQAAERLGLPEARIPLANAVVLMCLSEKSNSAYAALDTAITSIHQGKTGDIPSHLKDTHYAGAKDLGHGGYIYPHNHKIGTFGGWVNQTYLPDNLVGTKFYKPIEAGEEKRLAAIYSRLEKFRTEK, encoded by the coding sequence TTGAGCAATGAACCTTTAGCATATCGAATGAGACCAGAAACAATAGATGAATTAGCAGGCCAGCAGCATGTCATAGGCAAAGATACCGCTTTATATAAAATGATAAAAAACGGGCACGTCCCTTCTATGCTTTTATACGGTGATCCTGGCGTCGGTAAAACTTCACTTGCTTTCGCAATCGCAGGCACGACTAAACTCCCTTTTGTTGCTCTAAACGCTACTAAAGCCGGCAAAAAAGATGTAGAAGATGTCGTGGCAGATGCACGATTAACCGGGAAAGTCATTTTGTTTTTAGATGAAATCCATCGATTCAACAAGCTGCAACAGGATACACTTTTACCTCATGTAGAAAACGGATCTATTATACTAATTGGTGCAACAACTGAAAATCCCTTTCACGATGTAAATCCGGCAATACGATCCCGTTGCGGAGAGATTAAACAATTAAAGCGTTTAACAGCTGAAGATGTTGATATGCTTCTTGAAAGAGCATTGGAGGATAAGATTAAAGGGCTTGGAAGAATGCAAATTGACCTAAAGATCGAACAAAGAAAGAAAATAGCAGAAGCAGCAAATGGGGATGCAAGAAAAGCCTTAACACTATTAGAATCCACGATATTCGCAAGCTTTGAAGAAAATGGTGTGACAAAAGTGGAAGATTCTATATTGAATAGTCTAGTAGATAGAGTCGGCGTGTTTGGAGATAAAAAAGGATCTCATTTTTATAATCTTTTATCTGCACTGCAAAAATCGGTCCGCGGAAGTGATACAGATGCCGCTCTTTATTACCTTGCACATTTACTAGAGAACGGAGATTTAGTCGCTGTTTCGAGAAGATTGCTCGTCATGAGTTATGAAGATATTGGTCTTGCGAACCCTACTGTTGGACCACAAGTTCTAGCTGCAATTCAAGCCGCTGAAAGACTAGGGCTACCAGAAGCACGTATACCACTCGCTAATGCGGTAGTGTTAATGTGTTTATCAGAGAAATCAAACTCTGCATATGCTGCTTTAGATACAGCGATTACAAGTATTCATCAAGGAAAAACTGGAGACATCCCGAGCCATTTAAAAGATACGCATTACGCTGGAGCAAAAGACCTTGGGCACGGAGGATACATTTATCCGCATAATCATAAAATCGGTACTTTTGGTGGCTGGGTCAACCAAACCTATCTACCAGATAATTTAGTTGGAACAAAGTTTTATAAACCAATAGAAGCTGGCGAAGAAAAACGTCTTGCAGCTATTTACAGTCGTTTGGAGAAGTTTAGAACGGAGAAATAA